In a genomic window of Caloenas nicobarica isolate bCalNic1 chromosome 1, bCalNic1.hap1, whole genome shotgun sequence:
- the LOC135984420 gene encoding LOW QUALITY PROTEIN: vitelline membrane outer layer protein 1-like (The sequence of the model RefSeq protein was modified relative to this genomic sequence to represent the inferred CDS: inserted 1 base in 1 codon; substituted 1 base at 1 genomic stop codon) produces MKLLMPATLILLLSLCTLGIGAREYTSVLIVPNGGHWGKWGIRQFCRYGCANGFALKVEPSQFGRDDTALNGIRLHCQDDSIIESSVGKWGTWTSFXVCPGGYLISFSLRTEKSQGVGDDTAANNIQFRCSDETVLVGDGLSWGRFGLWSKSCNICGLQTKLEXQGLQDDTALDNVKFCCK; encoded by the exons ATGAAGCTCCTCATGCCAGCTACCCTcatcctgctcctctccctctgcaCTTTGGGTATAGGCGCGCGTGAATACACCTCTGTCCTCATTGTGCCCAATGGAGGCCACTGGGGCAAGTGGGGGATTCGGCAATTTTGCCGCTATGGCTGTGCTAATGGATTTGCACTGAAG GTGGAGCCCTCCCAGTTTGGAAGAGACGACACAGCTTTGAATGGCATACGCCTGCACTGTCAAGATGACTCCATCATTGAGTCCTCTGTGGGGAA ATGGGGTACCTGGACCAGCTTCTAAGTTTGTCCTGGAGGCTATTTGATCTCCTTCTCACTGAGAACAGAGAAGTCCCAAGGAGTAGGTGATGACACAGCAGCCAACAACATCCAGTTCAGATGCTCAGATGAAACTGTGCTAGTAGGTGATGGACTGTCGTGGGGTAGATTTGGCCTGTGGAGCAAAAGCTGCAACATATGTGGTCTTCAGACTAAGTTAG CCCAGGGGCTTCAGGATGACACAGCACTCGACAATGTGAAGTTCTGCTGTAAATGA